The Arachis ipaensis cultivar K30076 chromosome B03, Araip1.1, whole genome shotgun sequence region TTTTGTAAGTTTATATCATATTCGTTTGTCTTATATGATAAGATCTTTCTATTACTGTGTAACgtgctctttttttttcctaGACTATTTTATACATGCATAGTATAATGTGCTACCTTACCTCTCGTTTGAGCTAGAAATATTAGGGTGAAGTTGGTTTTTatttctgttcataccctgacccaatgaTAAGGCACAGGTCCAAacgaaaggcccaatccaaaggattgagTCTTGCCCTACACCGACCTTCGTCCTACGAAGTCAGTCCTTACCACGACTTaccctaaagaagtcgggacgaggattagctggcagataaacacccattcaaatgagtaactgcccctaaaatctctctaaccacttccaggagccatatctcaacctccctaagataaagggacggttatccaccttaaatgGCAGAACTACTACAACGGTGGTTATgagttcaccactataaatacactgacacttctcagaTATCACTAAATCTCAATACTCTCTAAATctgttttgctccctttgctgactttggcatcggagtgtctttgcaggtaccacctcccATTTTCTCATACCGAAGTCGGACGGGAGCCTTGGATCATCAATCCGCTTGAATACTTCCTCATTCTGACGATTGAGCCAGCCAAACtaatccaacccaataatctccggttacccatcgtaacaatttctattttttatttttaatattttatgtttttaaaattttgtgaaagaaaaaaagaacaatGAAAAAGATTCTAAATACAAAAGAAtactataattaaaaataaaaaataaaaacgcaaACTGAATACACTTTTTAAAGCTACCATAACATGTAACCCACCAAAATTAAATGCGGTTGATAAACATATTATGACTTAAACATGTTTAACCTAAACACTACATTCATATTTTGGGTTGACAATGTACATCACGTGTCCTAAAAAATTACATTAGCATACAATTTAAATATGATCAAGCTTCGGTTGGGATACAATTGCATTTTCGGTGaacaaaatttttgtttttttttggacAAGTCGATGAACAAATCTTAAaaagaattcaaaaatcaatCGGACCAAAATCCTTATCAGGCTGGAATCATATTATACAAATTTGTTTCACTATAAATACAAACCAAAACTTTAGCCCAAAACTTTAGCCTAACCCAATATATTAAATGTTGGATTGGTTTGGAATTTATATGGTTAACGAGTTGATCACAAAAGGAACCAATACATTTGATAGGTTCACAAATCAAACAACACCTTTCTATAGTAACCTGCGAAGATTTTCAGTAAAATCCTATGATtataaatatagaaataatatTTGAACTTTAGAGAAGTGTCCAATCATCActctactttttcttttatatcaTTATATGGTCTGATACTATTTCAAGATTCATATAACACTCACTAATATAGTTATATTATATTGAAAGCATATTCCGAATTTATATAACCTACCtaagaaagtagatgaaaagtAAAATCAAAACATATTCTCATCAAAACATTGCCAAGGCATAAATACTACCAAAAAGAGCATAAATACTACCAAAAAGAGCGCATATTCTTTCTTAGTCAATAATACAAAATTAACACAGTGAAAATCTAATGTGACTGGAAAATTTGATATCAATGCATACAATTTTCAAGCAAATCTACTCAGCATCTTTTTTCTTCTTAGGCACTCTGTATCCACCAACAACACAAGCATGATCACGTTCAAATGGCTCAAGTGTCACTTGCTCAAAGGGTTTGAATTGATCTGCCTTCAGCTTGTTCACTTCACTGGCAAACACCGACTCTGCCGGAACCGTCGAGTCTATGCAGTTTGCCTGAACATATTACAATAAAATCAAGTGAAGATGATTTGGTATAACACCGGATCGAAGACTCTTATGATGAGCTTGATTCTTTATACTACACAATGTCTTAATTTGTGATGAAACTTGATAGAAGCATACAAGAGCAATATTAAATTTCGGAACAAACCTTGATTGAAATAACAAAATGGCCTCCTGATTTGAGAAAGTATGAAGCATTCAACCCCAATATCCTTGCCTGCATTACACACCAAATAGCATAAAGGACAATAATCCTTGGACTGGATTCGATTTTGTGAGCTGGGAGGAAGTGTATGGAGAACACTTCTTTCACAGCATGTCTCCAGCAAAGGTTGAAATGTAAATAAATGCACAATTTAACATCGCATGGATGAACAAACACATTAATCCAACAGTGACTATGCTATGTTGACACAACAGGAAAAACATGTAGCAAATGAAAACCAACTTGTCTGATAACTCAtttcaaaattgaaaataattaaataatacaacaaatcaagcatttttttttaaatttacttatGTGCATCAGAAACTCGGGTCTGCATCATCCATGATGTCCTGAAGGGGAATCCGAGTTAACTCATCATAGCACAGATTAAGAAATTTTGAATGGAATAACCAATATATCTTGGGGTCAGAAGATAAGTTCAATATTGAGCAGTACAAAACAACATTAGATAAACATTTTCCATTCACAGAAGAACTCTAGTGAAAACTGAAAGCCTCTAAATATGTTTTAAATCAAAGGGGATACAATATAAATATAGATTAAAGAAAAGTTTGCTCAGCGGATCAATGTTTAAAATCTAACACAATTGAAATCCACACGATAGCAGCCAAGTAGAACAATGACTACCAACAATAGCAAGTATATGAAATAACTTGAAAGAAATGCAGAATAGCACTACTTAAGTTAGAGGAGAACAGGTAACAAAGACAAATGCAAAAGCTCAGAATAAGCAGAGACACAAAATTGATGTGAAGGAACCACCCGAAACTCAACAGCCAAACAATTGAATGAACAAAGACATATATACTGTACATGGCTATATAGCAACATAGAGGTAGAAGTACATCGATTTATTGTGAAACTTAGATCAAACCTGATCAGGCTGGGCAACATCGGAAAATATAACATCAACCATGCCAACCAACATCCTGTACTTGGCTGGATGTCTAGCATCTTCAATAATGGGGATAACATTGGTACGCTTCTTTGCCATGTTGACCAAGTCACGGCCACTTCTATGAGAGAATTCTACTGCATACACAACTCCTGTCTGCATACAAAGAACATATTATATAAGCATCTCTCAAGACCATACATGTAAATATTATCAGAATCTGAATTGCTTTATACCGGTCCAACAACATCAGACACATGAGAGACTGTTGTTCCAGAAGCAGCTCCAAGATAGAGGACTCGGGCCCCAGGTTTCTTTATTGGACATAAACCATACAAAATAAATTAGATATGAAGTTACTAATTAGAATCACAGCAACAACATAAGAAGTCTTTTAACAAAATGAATTTTCTTACAATCCATATGTTGTCAACCCCACCAAGGATGGCAGCCGCCAACTTGGATCGGAAAGGGTTCCAAACTCTATACTCATCTTTTGTACCATCCTCTTTCTGCATATCATAACAATTTCATTGTCAGCATATTACTATTATCACTATTACTATCATGATATACAACACACAAGTGCATACACATACACATAATATATCATTTGAAATCATGCGTGCATAATGCtataagatgagaaagaaaaattACCTGCACAGTAATCCTTTTCTCGTTGTAAACAGCCTCACCAGGAACCATGTTCTTTGTAACCAGGGCATCTTCTTTTCCCTTGGCAATGAAGATCCCTTCGTGTCTGTGAGGCTCAACCACAACCTTGCTCCCTCCCTTCATTCCACCCCTTCCACCACCACGACCTccacctcttcctcctccacGGCCACCTCTACCACCACCTCTTGCTTTGAATGGGGTGCCTCTATCTCCTCCTCTTCCACCAAATCCACCTCTCCCTC contains the following coding sequences:
- the LOC107629163 gene encoding mediator of RNA polymerase II transcription subunit 36a, with product MAPPRGRGGAGGGFRGRGDRGGRGRGGFGGRGGDRGTPFKARGGGRGGRGGGRGGGRGGGRGGMKGGSKVVVEPHRHEGIFIAKGKEDALVTKNMVPGEAVYNEKRITVQKEDGTKDEYRVWNPFRSKLAAAILGGVDNIWIKPGARVLYLGAASGTTVSHVSDVVGPTGVVYAVEFSHRSGRDLVNMAKKRTNVIPIIEDARHPAKYRMLVGMVDVIFSDVAQPDQARILGLNASYFLKSGGHFVISIKANCIDSTVPAESVFASEVNKLKADQFKPFEQVTLEPFERDHACVVGGYRVPKKKKDAE